AGGAAAAAAAGCATTTAAAACTTGTTTTTGCGTATATGCACCAAAACCGTATAAGTTAATAATACTCAGGGAGTTGAACACGTTTGCAAGCTTAGACAAATTTACTCCTCAATTTTATCCGGCATGTCATGATTTATGACGTGCGCCACATCTGGTATATCATTAACTTGTCCTGCTACGTCGGAAGCAACCAACACCTTGTATTTCTTTAGTTTTAAAACCTTGGAGGCTCGTTTCTCTTTGTTCTTGCGACATTCCACATGCAATGTGGTCACACGATAGCCTTCTATATCAAGCTTTAGCAACATCATCAGCGACCTTCctcttgttaaaaaatacaAAAGCAGTCTTATCCCCCAATTCATCAAGAAATTTTTTTCAGTCTTGAACATTTTATTGTTCTCCATCATCATGATAACACGCTGAGTGATAAGATCGGCAGCCTTTCCCGCTGTGCCGATATCAACGGGACTCTCCACACCGGCTGGCATAGTTGATCTGAACATGCAAGTTGTTCTATGAATCTTTATCTAATCAAGGTCCTCGTCCTCATTTTCCGGTTTCACGTTACTTGAAGGCACGGCATCTAAAACACGAGCAACTTGCCGTTCAAAAACCTTATCAATCATTCGGTTAGCCTCATCAAGAACAACATAGTTACACTGATTCAATACAGCATACCACCTCTCCAGAAAATCAAGAAGACGTCCGGGTTTGGCAATCACAGCCTCACAACCTTGCCTCACTCTAAACCCCTGTTCTTCGATCAATTGCCGCCAACAATAGAAACAATCTTTATGCCGAAATAACGAGATTCGTCTCATCTAGGGATGGTAATTTTCCCCATGGGTTTGGGGCCCCGCGGGGAAAACCCGAAACGGAGATCTCGTGATCCCTgattttttcggttttgatTTCGGGTTCgaggatttttttaaatccccgatGTAGTTCGGGGCAGGTATGAGATTATTATCCCCATCCCCGAAATCCCCAAACCTGccccgaaaataatatcaataataaaataatagtattattagtattaataatatgataataatattgttttttaaaatattaataataatattattattaatattgatattgttattaatattatctctaataataatagataataataaattttggtttgagaaaatcttCGAATCCATCATCGTTttgtcatattaatatttttgaaacggggATGGGGACGGGGATGGGATGGGATGTTGATCCCCGAAGTTCCCCGAACTCGAAAAAACGGGGATGGGGATGGGGACGGGGATGGGGATGGaattcggggatggggatgggGATTGCCATCCCTAGTCTCATCAGCCTTTGGCCGCAAGAAATGGGCCTTAAAGTCCACGATAAATATTTGTATAAGTTCCTCGGCAAAATCAATTCATTAAAAGAAACAGCCATTGATTCGTTCAAGTGATGAAAACCTTACCGACAATGACTTTTGTGTGTAGAAAGAGTTTCTAATACATCAGTCGGACAACTTTCCAACACAAACAAAAAACACTGAAAGAGAAACCGGATGGATAATTAATTTCCCCCCTTGATCACTAAAAATATCATTTGGAATTTAGTTCAAATGAACTCCGACTCTTCAAAATGTTCAACACTTGAAAATTCTAAAACCAAGAAGAAACCTGTCGATCGACTGTTTTTTTACACATGATGGATTGCAAAAATATTCGTAAAACTTTCAAGAGCAGAACACAAAAATAAAGTGTAGGAACATCCTATCTCTTTCAATCATAAAAAGCAATTTCTTAGATTTTGGAATGCTAAGGCATTAACCCCTCACATCAGAACATAGGGATAAAATTCTGTAATATACTCACAAACATTAATTTGAAAGGCAGTTGGATCAAGTTTTAAAACCTGGAAGATTCACACGATATATATTTCACATGGAAGTCTTCTAATATCTCATTGGTGACTCGGTTATGGACAAATATTTTGTTGATTGGAAGTAAAAGACTTTGCAAGTGATGCTCATGAAGTATGGAGTACTGGAAGTTgatctttaattttttattttttttaaaaaacctctTCCATAAGCCTTTTGTAGCGAAAACATGAACTGCAACAAAATAATTCTCTCCTGGCCGAATAAACATGAGCAAACAACAATACAACACGAGATAAGATGTTCCAAAACATAAAAAAACATGCCTTGCTAAATATACTCAAGAAAGATACACAAGCAGAAGCAACTAAAATTCAGTAACTAACACAAGATCGTCTACATACAAATACAAGAACCACATACTAGACCAATATGACAAAGGGGAAATTAGCACCAAATGGGGATAAATGGTGCAATGGCGAGTAAGAACAGAAGAGGGTTAAGCTCATAAAAATACAACTCACGGATACATGAAGGAACAACGATCTCGTATATTGTTGGATCAATAAAGTTCTTAGAACTAAGTTGAGATCGTTTGACTACAGGTGATCTACCCTGCCATCTTCATCCGGAACTCCATCTCCAGCATGCCTGCCACAAAAGTCATCGAACAACAGTGGTGTTTAAAAAGACAAAAAATACATGCTATGTAAAATTCTTCAGATGAGATATACTTCCACTCTTGTATGTAATGTCCAAGTTTTTTATTGATATAACACTTCTAAGAACTTTTAGATAATATCTAACAGATACAGATATTCTTGCAATGATTCGCTAAGATAGCATGTCATCAAATGATTGTTACATCAGAGGGCTGAAAATAGTTCATTTCTTTTCCCACTATTTCATCTTTGTCACGGTGTGGCAAAATTTTCTGCTTCTTTCATCATATATAAGACTGAATGCATATAATTTTATAACTCTAAAAGACCAATACACAAGAATTGCTGACCTTTGAGAACTGGTGAGCTTAGAGATTACACTACGCTATTAACTGCATTCCCATGAATTTTTTCTCATCTAGTCAGTGACCTTACCACTATGTCTtcaaatccaaaaataaaaaataaaaataaaaatcatacaCCAATCACAATCATGGTGCTGGAGTAACATTAATGCCGGTATAATTGTATGATACAAGTTAACATTGTCCAAGAATTCACCAAATAGAACTATTATTTCATCTAAACTGATGTTACACCAAGATAAAATGAATTCTAGAATACATCATCAAGGTTCAGAAACAAACCTCCAAGATGTGGTTAGACTACGAGCTTTTCTATCCAACTGCAAATTTTCTAAAGCAGCAGAAGCACGTAATACATCTTCTGAAGGTTCATCATTATCATATCTCCAATTGTAATCGCCTTTCCTATAGCCAGAAGTAGAAGACCCAGCTCTTCTATCTGAAACTCACACAAAACAAGACGATAAAAAGGAATAATCCAAGTTCTAACTAATGTCATAGAACAATATCAAAACCGTTTTACTACTTACCAGATGCTTGGGAAACAGGAAGAGGCCTGCAATGAGAATTCCATTAATTACAAGTTTAAACAGGAAAGCAGGtgtgagaaaaaaaaaacagccATAAATAATGGTCACAAACCTTCCCAGTGGAGGTAAACCCCCAGCAACTGAGGGCGGCGAAGGTCTCCTAATATTTCGTGCCTCCAAGTTGGATAGAGACTCTGCTTCCGAAGGGGTTAATCTCCTGTTGCTACCCCTTCCTTGAGATAAATTCTGCATGAGCCACATCAAAATGTCAAGAGAAGCTGACATTATCTAAGAAATAGAAAGATATAGAACTTGATGCCATGATTTGAGCTTTGTGATTGAAGATCTGAGTAGAATCATTCAGAAAATAAATTGAAGTTTTTATTATGCAGTGCAATAACATCAGGAATTGATTTAATTTCTAGCGAACAAGAAACATCATGAAGCAAGAAAATTCTAGGTCGCATAGATTCTTTAATAGTAAATTCTCATTGATTGACCAACAACAATAAGGAACAAAGAAACTTTCAGACTAAATTAACTGCTTGACAAAACCCATTTGATAGGTTTCATTCACAAAAACATTCTTTTAATAAGAAAAGAATTTAGATAGCAGAAAGAGTAGTTTCCGTGCATGTTAAAGTACGCCATCATATGAGTGATAATCAATTTCAAAATATTAACCTAAATAAGCACTTAATTGGACCTCATATTTCAAGAACCCTTCAAGAACATCCAGGAGCAGAGGACCGCTGTCTCCATTCCAATTAAGATCATGCCCGTTCTTGCTGCTAAATTCCTTTAATTCAGATTTCCAGGAATCTTTTGACTAAAAATGAATAGTAAATTTACAAATCATAATTACATAACTGTGATAATAAGGGTAAGAAAACTAACAAGAGTGAGGAGAAAGTACCAGATTACACTCTGGTAAGTAGACTTTTAATGTGTGACTTAATTGAGCCCACTCCAAGTACTCACATACCAATGCAGTCAAAAGCCTTCCTGTAATTAATGAAACAAAATTACAGGGAAAAAATTCAAGTATATTAATCATTCTTGATTTTTTATAAGCTCAAAATGAACCCATTTCAGAAACTGATACAGCTTGTAATAAGTAGCATAAAAGATAATGCCACAGAGTTTCAGGTCACTTCATAATTTTGCCTACTTGGTCAGCACAGTCACACAACATCAATAACCCTTAAACTATACTGAAGTTTCCAAAATCCTGGAATTCATTTTCTATTCACGGCTAGAGCAGAAAGAGAACGAGATGCAGCAGATGAAGTAACACCATGGTGTTAAATACGTGCACGCCCATTACTACATAGTAAGATATTGGATGAGATGGGAAAGTTCCAAGAGAGGGAGAAAGCCACAGAGCCAGATCACATAGATGCTATATTCTCATGTTTGTTATGCAAAAGGAGGCTGGCACCAGAGACGAATCACGTTAGAAGGAGAACTGGTGTAGAATCTCTAACTTGAAGATTGCAACAGAAAAATGATTTACCAAGGAATCTTGACCTAAGTCCAATTGTATCTAGTCTATTTAAAAAGAAGAGGTGGGATTGAGGTTCTCTCCGCAAAACTAGGGGATTTGAGATTGAATACAAATTGGTACCAAAGGACAATGAAAACTACTAAATGAGTTGGTATCTTCAAATCATGGATAAAAGAGAACGGGAAAGTTGAAACTTATGTACCTGAAGGAGAGTTATGCAGTTGCTTAGCACGATCATTGCAGCTACCCAATAGTGCAGGAGGTAGACCTTCTTCTTTCTCTATCACCCGATCCTCTTCTTCAATTGCTTCGAACACACTAGCTCTCAGCTCAGCCTAACAACAAATAACAGCAAAACTTTCAAATCTTGCCAGAAAACAACCACAGTGACACTCTTTTGCCATCTCAGCAAGTGCAAATTTATTTTCATGGTGCCTTTTTATTAATACTACATGTCTACTTCACAGTTCTTCTGAGAATCTTAGGTATATCACGAACTTACTATCATTACAAGGCCGGCATTTAGTTAATATTAATCATATTCGACAAAAAGTTAAATATAAACTCTGCAAAGCTAAGTATAACTCAAACTCATCCCGAGTTCATCCATCACTTCGGAAGCTAACATCCGAGTATGAGAATAAGTAAAACCCAAATTTCAGAGAGTGAAATCACAAATCCAACATCCACTCAACTCTCGAGATCAATCACAACAAGCAGCCCATTTTCTGACAAAAATCGACCTAAATAAACCTCATT
This Primulina eburnea isolate SZY01 chromosome 2, ASM2296580v1, whole genome shotgun sequence DNA region includes the following protein-coding sequences:
- the LOC140820998 gene encoding protein TONNEAU 1a-like, which gives rise to MDDYTREMMDLKTLVTRTLEKKGVLAKIRAELRASVFEAIEEEDRVIEKEEGLPPALLGSCNDRAKQLHNSPSGRLLTALVCEYLEWAQLSHTLKVYLPECNLSKDSWKSELKEFSSKNGHDLNWNGDSGPLLLDVLEGFLKYENLSQGRGSNRRLTPSEAESLSNLEARNIRRPSPPSVAGGLPPLGRPLPVSQASDRRAGSSTSGYRKGDYNWRYDNDEPSEDVLRASAALENLQLDRKARSLTTSWRHAGDGVPDEDGRVDHL